In a single window of the Klebsiella electrica genome:
- a CDS encoding winged helix-turn-helix transcriptional regulator → MPDEVNGRPVLHTPRGPVLTPCAPGSVLARLGDKWTILVISFLSLYPDTPMRFGVLRRGIPDISQRMLTLTLRNLERDGLVSRHYYPELPPRVEYELTERGCSMLEPLAGFTRWIRDTWQDIEASRRAYDEAEHRSNEVEGKTFRQE, encoded by the coding sequence ATGCCAGATGAGGTCAATGGCCGACCTGTTCTACATACGCCCAGAGGCCCGGTACTGACGCCTTGTGCTCCCGGAAGTGTATTAGCCCGACTGGGAGACAAGTGGACAATTTTGGTTATTTCGTTCTTATCTCTCTATCCCGATACACCGATGCGTTTCGGGGTGCTTCGACGGGGCATCCCGGACATCTCGCAACGCATGCTGACGTTAACGTTGCGTAACCTTGAACGGGATGGTCTAGTTTCGCGCCACTACTACCCTGAACTGCCGCCTCGTGTCGAATACGAGTTGACTGAACGAGGGTGCTCCATGCTGGAGCCACTTGCTGGTTTTACCCGTTGGATTCGCGACACATGGCAGGATATAGAAGCTTCACGACGCGCCTATGATGAAGCTGAACACAGATCTAACGAAGTTGAAGGGAAAACATTCAGACAGGAATAA
- the trbI gene encoding type-F conjugative transfer system protein TrbI: MKNNTEQPVSTTSLTFRRIPVIVALVLFALATSAFLSRVVLDYSTPRVVAFDMKKTLDSFMDSVSQKQLTEAQSKALSDRFNDALEKSLAEYQQQHHVVILVSPAVVQGAPDVTRNIQHDIARRMKGEEGTVANSRW; encoded by the coding sequence ATGAAAAACAACACCGAACAACCGGTCAGTACGACCTCTCTTACCTTTCGCCGGATACCTGTCATCGTTGCTCTCGTGCTTTTCGCCCTGGCAACCAGCGCGTTTCTCTCACGCGTGGTTCTGGACTACTCCACGCCGCGGGTGGTGGCTTTTGATATGAAGAAAACGCTCGACAGCTTTATGGACAGTGTGAGTCAGAAGCAGCTGACAGAGGCGCAGTCCAAAGCGCTCTCTGATCGGTTTAACGACGCGCTGGAGAAGAGTCTGGCGGAGTATCAGCAGCAGCATCATGTGGTCATTCTGGTTTCACCTGCCGTGGTTCAGGGCGCGCCTGATGTGACCCGCAACATCCAGCACGACATTGCCCGCCGGATGAAAGGAGAAGAGGGCACTGTTGCAAATAGTCGGTGGTGA